Sequence from the Rhizobium sp. TH2 genome:
AAGGTTAGGCGGCCTTTGCCCAATCGAAGGTCAGTTCCTCGCGGAATGCGAAGCGCTTCAAATGGTCGGCGACCACGCCTTCCATCCGTGCGAGATTGTCGTCCGGCGCCTCCAGCTTCAGGCGCAATACGCTGTCATCTGCTTCCAGAAACAAATGGGCACCCGAGGGGAAATCGACGCGACCCTGCTTGGGGTCGAACTCCGTCACCATCTTGTGGGACCAGTGCTTGCAGAGTTGCTGGAGATATTTGCTGCCGCTTTCGGTCTGAACATTCGCGGTCGAAAAGGCCATGGGCTTGCTCCTTGTTTTGCTAGGAATATGGCAAGCCGGGGAGGGTTTCGCAATCGCGTGCGATGCGACATTGCGTTCACTTACTCACGCATTTCGTGATGCGTCGGCGGCCATGGCGCGCAGCATGAGCGCATCGGAGCCGCTCCATTCGAGAAACCCACCCATCCGGCGCCGGATTTTTTCCTGGTGGTTCTGCGCAATGTCGGAGAGCCGATGCTTCAGGAACGGATTTTCGAACCGTTCGATGGTCTGGGCGACGTAAGCACGCGCCGCGCCACGCATGCCCTGCGCGGCAAAGCCCGGCAGCACCTCGTCCTCGTAGAGGTCCTCGAGCCGTGCCTTCGCATCGGGCCGGTCCATCAGCTGTTTCACGGTCATGTCGCGCGGCAGATCGGATTTCAGCCAGCCGTCGGCGAGATAGGTATGGCCAAGATTGAGGATGAACAGCTTGAGCCGCTCATACCGGGCGATGTCGCTCGCCACCACCATTGCCGGATGCGTGCAGGGCAGGACCTGACCCGGCTGGCTCTCGATCGCCCAGAGCGCATAGGGCTCGGCAATCGCGCCCGCCGGCTCCAGCGGTTCGGAAACGATCCGGTCGACCAGGGTATTGGAAAAGATCACTTTTTCCTCGATCCAGGCGATGAATGGCTCGCCGATATGCCAATCGCGCGCGAGCTTCAGCACGATGGCTTTGAGATTGTCGCCGTTGCGCGGAATGAGTTCGGCGGGCAGGATCGTCAACCCCTCACCGGATTGCTGGAAGCGCGCGAACAGCAGCTTCGTCAGCTTGCCGGGAAAGGATGCCGGGATCGCCTCCGGCCATCCGGCGCTCTCGGCGGAAATATCATAGCCCGTGTCGGCCGTGTTGCAGATGACGACCTTTGTTTCGCCGGCGAAGATTCGTGAAAGCTCGTCCCATTGCGTCAGCGCCGAAAGCGTGCGCTTGACCGACATCACGCAACTCACCTTGTCCACGATCCTTCCGTCCTGCTTGCCGCGGATATGGATGAGAAACCCGTCCTTCGCCGCCAGTGCGGCGAGCCGCCGGCTTCGTTCGCCCGCCCCGGTCGTCTGCACGATGGTCACCGGTCCCAGAGCTTCCCCGCGTTTCATCGCCTCGCTGATGAACAGATCGGCATGCGCCTGGAGAAAGCGGCTGGTTCCGAATTGCAGGACCGGTGTATCCATTTGCACCTCAGCCGGGAACGGATTGCAGGAGCGTTTGACGCGCGGAATTCAGATGCAGTCGACACGCCGCCTCGATTCGATCAGGATCGCGCGACCTCAGCGCCGCGATATAATCGAGATGCTCGATCATCGCGCGCTCGTTGCGGGCACGGGCAAACGCCTTGTTCCACTGGTAGTGATAGTGGAAGATGAAGGCGATCACGTCGTAGAAATCCACCACGAATCGGTTGCCGGATGCCCGGTGCACCAGCAGATGGAATTTCTCGTCGAGCGCCGAGAAATCCTTGTAGCGCGCATCGATGTCGGCGAGCAGCACATGGTGCTCGGCCTCGATCTCGTCGAGATCGGCCCAGGCGGGATGATCGTCGGAGAGATGCGCGAAGGACGCCGCCGACCTCAGTTCGAACATCTCGCGCACTTCGGTCAGTTCGAGCGCGAAATCAATGGTGAAACCCTTGAGGATCCAGTGGCTGTTCGGTCGCTTCTCGATCAGCCCGAAGCGCGAGAAGCGGATCAGGAATTCCCTGACGCTGGTCGTGCCGGTGCCGATCTCGCGGGCCAGTTCCGCCTCGTTGATCTGGGTGCCGGGTTCGGCGTCGCCGGTCAGAATCCGCTTCATGAAGCTCTTCTCGATCACGTCGTTCAGCGAATTGGTTTCCTCGTCGGGAAAGAAATCCTGGACTTCCGGTCCGCGCAGCACAGTCTTGACGCGCTTGTCCCAGTTGATCAGCCGCGCCTCGTGCATCCGCGACAGGATTGCGCGCACGGTGGTGCGGCTGATGCCCAGCCGCTCGCCGAGCTCCGGTTCCGAGGGCAGGTTGTCATTGGTACTCAGCTCCGCCAGACAGCGGTTATAAGCTTCCTTGAAGACGGTATTCTGCCGTGCCATGCCGGGAGTCCCAATGTTACATCTCCATGACAATATTACCCATTGGCGGCCATCTGTCTATTGTCGATAAAAGACAAAAATCAAAGCCGAACCCGAATTCCATAAGCGCGAAATGTCCGTTATCGGCAGCCGCAATGCGCTGAAGGCCGATTTCCTGCACGTCGCGGCCTCGATCGCATCAGGTGCCGTGGACATGTCCAAGCTTATCACGCACCAGACCAGCCTTGCCGGATCGATCACCGATCTGCCGCGCTGGGCGCACCAGAAGGAAGGTCTGATCAAGGCCGGGATTTCGATTTGAAGTGGATAAGCCTGGCACAGGCAACAATGGTTACTACATTTAGTCATACGAATTGATAGGTTGATCCGAATCGGAACAATCGGCTTTGTTGTTGATTAGGGGAAACCTGTTAGGTTCTTCGCGGTTGCAATAAGCACAAGACGGCAGACGGGAAGCCGCGGTGCGAAAAAGTAAGGCGTGTGAATGTTTTATCAGCTTTATGAACTAAACCATGCCGCGATGGCGCCATGGCGCGCTGCAGCAGAATCAATGCGAGTTGCCTATCGCAACCCCTTCAATCCCATGGCCTATACCAAGCTCGGCCGCGCATTCGCCGCGGGCTTCGAAGTCTTCGAGCGCGCCACGCGGCGCTACGGCAAGCCGGCTTT
This genomic interval carries:
- a CDS encoding GntR family transcriptional regulator codes for the protein MARQNTVFKEAYNRCLAELSTNDNLPSEPELGERLGISRTTVRAILSRMHEARLINWDKRVKTVLRGPEVQDFFPDEETNSLNDVIEKSFMKRILTGDAEPGTQINEAELAREIGTGTTSVREFLIRFSRFGLIEKRPNSHWILKGFTIDFALELTEVREMFELRSAASFAHLSDDHPAWADLDEIEAEHHVLLADIDARYKDFSALDEKFHLLVHRASGNRFVVDFYDVIAFIFHYHYQWNKAFARARNERAMIEHLDYIAALRSRDPDRIEAACRLHLNSARQTLLQSVPG
- a CDS encoding mannitol dehydrogenase family protein, whose translation is MDTPVLQFGTSRFLQAHADLFISEAMKRGEALGPVTIVQTTGAGERSRRLAALAAKDGFLIHIRGKQDGRIVDKVSCVMSVKRTLSALTQWDELSRIFAGETKVVICNTADTGYDISAESAGWPEAIPASFPGKLTKLLFARFQQSGEGLTILPAELIPRNGDNLKAIVLKLARDWHIGEPFIAWIEEKVIFSNTLVDRIVSEPLEPAGAIAEPYALWAIESQPGQVLPCTHPAMVVASDIARYERLKLFILNLGHTYLADGWLKSDLPRDMTVKQLMDRPDAKARLEDLYEDEVLPGFAAQGMRGAARAYVAQTIERFENPFLKHRLSDIAQNHQEKIRRRMGGFLEWSGSDALMLRAMAADASRNA
- a CDS encoding DUF2218 domain-containing protein gives rise to the protein MAFSTANVQTESGSKYLQQLCKHWSHKMVTEFDPKQGRVDFPSGAHLFLEADDSVLRLKLEAPDDNLARMEGVVADHLKRFAFREELTFDWAKAA